The Streptomyces aurantiacus genome includes a region encoding these proteins:
- a CDS encoding inositol monophosphatase family protein, with the protein MTTAMPFDLDATFLSTVTDTVKVAGVSLRERYTTQARGVSLEEVVGEIHANDDAVLAVMREPLLKARPGSQWAEDELAGGALPPGEWWVVDPAEGNINHVHGMPDWAVTATLVRDNQPVLTVVHLPLTGDTYTAAAGGGAHLNGRPLAVSAKSDLGAALIGTGQARPGESTETFRRIGASVTAMLTAGLVVRVSVPATLQLIHVAAGGMDAFWQFSDVRSGLVAGALLVTEAGGTVTDLDGKPWSTASRDFLAAAPRIHSAALDVLSSI; encoded by the coding sequence GCCGGAGTCAGCCTGCGGGAGCGCTACACGACCCAGGCCCGGGGCGTGAGTCTGGAGGAGGTCGTCGGCGAGATCCACGCCAATGACGACGCGGTCCTCGCCGTGATGCGTGAGCCGCTTCTGAAGGCGAGGCCAGGGTCGCAGTGGGCGGAGGACGAGCTGGCCGGCGGGGCACTCCCGCCGGGCGAGTGGTGGGTCGTCGACCCGGCCGAGGGCAACATCAACCACGTCCACGGCATGCCGGACTGGGCCGTCACTGCCACCCTGGTGCGCGACAACCAGCCGGTCCTCACGGTCGTTCACCTCCCGCTGACCGGCGACACCTACACCGCCGCCGCCGGCGGCGGCGCCCACCTCAACGGCCGTCCCCTGGCCGTGTCGGCCAAGAGCGACCTGGGTGCCGCCCTGATCGGCACCGGACAGGCCCGGCCCGGTGAGAGCACCGAAACCTTCCGCAGGATCGGCGCATCGGTCACCGCCATGCTCACCGCCGGCCTCGTCGTACGTGTCTCCGTCCCGGCCACTCTGCAGCTCATCCACGTCGCCGCCGGAGGCATGGACGCCTTCTGGCAGTTCTCCGACGTCCGCTCCGGCCTCGTCGCAGGCGCCCTGCTGGTCACCGAGGCCGGAGGTACCGTCACCGACCTGGACGGTAAGCCCTGGAGTACGGCCAGCCGCGACTTCCTGGCCGCCGCCCCCCGCATCCACTCTGCCGCGCTCGACGTGCTGTCCTCGATCTGA